In one window of Flavobacterium ginsengisoli DNA:
- a CDS encoding DNA alkylation repair protein has protein sequence MGLIKDIYSVSFYEKFGQAVAEVHPSFNKQKFIEAIYEGDFVQKEWKDRMKHTTVVLHQFMPQNFVEATALIDEIIENLKKNSFTDGNLAFIFFADYIEMYGLDDFETSVKAFVSITQFISREFAVRPFLLKYKERMINEMIKWSLHKNHHVRRLASEGSRPRLPWAMAIPFLKKDPTSILLILENLKNDPSEYVRRSVANNLNDIVKDNPEIVLEIASRWKGHSKETDGIIKHGCRTLLKQGHPEILSHYGLESTNIELSSFEIKTPTVKIGDYLQFHFHLNNKNEEPKTVRLEYAVHYKKAKGHLAKKVFKISEKIYHPNQLTKIERNQSFKLITTRVFHTGKHQLSIIINGTESEVLEFELID, from the coding sequence ATGGGATTAATTAAAGATATTTACTCGGTTTCTTTTTACGAAAAATTTGGTCAGGCTGTCGCCGAAGTACATCCTTCATTCAACAAACAAAAATTCATTGAAGCGATTTACGAAGGCGATTTTGTACAGAAAGAATGGAAAGACCGCATGAAACATACTACAGTTGTACTTCACCAATTTATGCCTCAGAATTTTGTAGAAGCCACTGCTTTAATTGATGAAATCATTGAAAACTTAAAGAAAAATAGTTTTACTGATGGCAATCTGGCTTTCATTTTCTTTGCCGATTATATCGAAATGTACGGTTTAGACGATTTTGAAACTTCCGTAAAGGCCTTTGTTTCTATAACACAATTTATAAGTCGCGAGTTTGCCGTTCGTCCCTTTCTTTTAAAATATAAAGAAAGAATGATCAACGAAATGATTAAATGGTCTTTGCACAAAAATCATCATGTACGAAGATTAGCTAGCGAAGGTTCAAGACCCAGATTGCCTTGGGCAATGGCGATTCCGTTTCTAAAAAAAGACCCAACTTCTATTCTTCTGATTTTAGAAAATTTAAAAAATGATCCTTCAGAATATGTTCGCAGAAGTGTTGCCAATAATTTGAATGATATTGTAAAAGATAATCCTGAGATTGTACTCGAAATCGCTTCAAGATGGAAAGGCCACAGCAAAGAAACAGACGGAATTATAAAACACGGTTGCCGAACTTTATTAAAACAAGGACATCCTGAAATTTTAAGTCATTATGGTTTAGAAAGCACCAATATCGAGCTTTCATCTTTCGAAATCAAAACTCCAACTGTAAAAATTGGAGATTATCTGCAGTTTCATTTTCATTTAAATAATAAAAACGAAGAACCCAAAACAGTTCGTTTAGAATATGCCGTTCATTACAAAAAAGCAAAAGGGCATTTGGCAAAAAAAGTCTTTAAAATCAGTGAGAAAATTTATCATCCAAATCAATTAACTAAGATTGAAAGAAATCAGTCTTTTAAATTGATTACGACCAGAGTTTTTCACACAGGAAAACATCAATTGTCGATTATTATTAATGGAACTGAAAGTGAAGTTTTGGAGTTTGAGTTGATTGATTAA
- a CDS encoding DUF2147 domain-containing protein, whose translation MKNWMLTIGVFFFALTMQSQSVIGKWKTIDDETGEAKSIVEIYEKSGKLYGKVVDILRDSHKKDVCVKCEGAEKNKPILGMVIINGLKKDGDEYNGGTILDPTSGKKYKCYISLESADKLKLRGYVGISLMGRTQYWTRVKN comes from the coding sequence ATGAAAAATTGGATGTTAACAATCGGTGTTTTTTTCTTTGCGCTAACCATGCAAAGCCAAAGTGTAATTGGGAAATGGAAAACAATTGATGATGAAACAGGTGAAGCAAAATCGATCGTAGAGATTTACGAAAAATCAGGGAAATTGTATGGTAAAGTAGTAGATATACTTCGCGATAGCCATAAAAAAGATGTCTGCGTAAAATGTGAAGGAGCTGAAAAAAACAAGCCAATTTTAGGAATGGTAATTATAAATGGTTTAAAAAAAGATGGTGATGAATATAATGGAGGTACTATTTTAGACCCTACAAGCGGTAAAAAATACAAATGTTATATCTCATTAGAATCTGCCGATAAACTAAAACTTCGAGGGTATGTTGGTATATCTTTAATGGGTAGAACGCAATATTGGACAAGGGTAAAAAATTAA
- a CDS encoding immunoglobulin domain-containing protein, translating into MKKKFTFCSLNPQMRLLGLLTLFLVCTNAFSQTICRPVSQTNSTGGGLLCIGVDVNSPANAFDSAGLSTYATLSNGVAVAGCFAEETMTLNQTARAGDQVAIYFGTGNGLLDLTLLSNATVQAKNSGANVGSSVALNSPLLNLNLLSGNTVAVAKFPITGDTNQIQIQVGGGLVALLATLRVYDVRLEFAQPTVSGGLTQTVCAGVPTTLTATPAVGTTLAWYSSEFSTTALAVGNTYTTPALTANTTYYIGITRAAGCEGNVRVPVVLNVSNPIIPAVSNVGTTVCSTGATQQTTLSVVNAAPGTTYNWYSSATGGPALASGTTYSPTVPLGTTQFFVEAAIGSCVSSRTSVSVTSTAIPATPTILTQSVTIQSGQNATLSATGDVGTQLNWYETATGGTAVATNTSTFTTPILTATKTYYVEAQSANGNCVSATRVPVTVTVQPAALGGCLEASSQVTSQVGICLLCSATNLSNSVDGNPGTAKQV; encoded by the coding sequence ATGAAAAAAAAATTTACTTTTTGTAGTCTCAATCCTCAAATGAGATTATTAGGACTTTTAACTTTATTCTTAGTATGCACTAATGCATTCTCTCAGACTATTTGTAGACCAGTGTCTCAAACAAATAGTACGGGAGGAGGACTTTTGTGTATAGGAGTAGATGTTAATAGTCCCGCCAATGCTTTTGATAGCGCTGGCTTATCCACTTATGCAACCTTATCAAATGGTGTTGCAGTGGCTGGGTGTTTTGCAGAAGAAACAATGACTTTAAACCAAACGGCCCGAGCCGGTGATCAAGTTGCAATATACTTTGGTACCGGGAACGGATTGCTTGATTTAACTTTGTTATCAAATGCAACGGTTCAAGCTAAAAATTCTGGAGCTAATGTAGGTTCAAGTGTAGCTTTAAACAGTCCGCTTTTAAATTTAAACTTATTAAGCGGTAATACTGTTGCGGTTGCCAAATTTCCTATTACAGGTGATACCAACCAGATTCAAATTCAAGTTGGAGGTGGTTTGGTAGCTCTTTTAGCAACCTTGAGAGTTTACGATGTTAGGCTTGAATTTGCGCAACCAACTGTATCTGGTGGTTTGACACAAACAGTTTGTGCAGGAGTTCCAACAACTCTTACGGCAACACCAGCTGTAGGTACTACGCTAGCTTGGTATAGTTCCGAATTTTCAACAACTGCTTTGGCAGTAGGAAATACTTATACGACTCCTGCCTTAACGGCAAATACGACATATTATATAGGAATAACTAGAGCTGCAGGTTGCGAAGGAAATGTTCGTGTGCCTGTGGTTTTGAATGTTTCTAATCCAATCATTCCAGCAGTTAGTAATGTTGGAACAACGGTTTGTTCAACAGGTGCAACTCAGCAAACGACTTTATCGGTTGTAAATGCTGCCCCTGGAACAACTTACAACTGGTACTCTTCAGCAACTGGTGGTCCTGCTTTAGCTAGCGGAACTACTTACTCTCCAACAGTACCTTTAGGAACGACTCAATTCTTTGTGGAGGCTGCTATTGGCAGTTGTGTTAGTTCACGTACTTCGGTTAGTGTCACTTCTACAGCGATACCTGCTACACCTACAATTCTTACACAAAGTGTAACGATACAATCTGGCCAAAATGCAACTTTAAGCGCCACAGGAGATGTGGGAACACAATTAAATTGGTACGAAACAGCAACTGGCGGAACAGCTGTTGCAACGAATACATCAACTTTTACTACACCAATTTTAACGGCTACCAAAACCTACTATGTTGAAGCGCAAAGTGCTAACGGAAATTGTGTTAGCGCAACGAGAGTTCCTGTTACAGTTACGGTTCAGCCTGCAGCATTAGGAGGATGTCTTGAAGCTAGCAGTCAAGTAACTAGTCAAGTTGGGATATGTTTATTGTGTAGTGCAACTAATTTGAGTAATTCTGTAGATGGTAATCCTGGAACTGCAAAGCAAGTTTAA
- the rpsF gene encoding 30S ribosomal protein S6, giving the protein MNHYETVFILNPVLSEVQVKETVTKFEEFLTSRGAEMVSKEDWGLKKMAYEIQNKKSGFYHLFEFKVAGEVLLAFETEFRRDERVMRFLTVSLDKHAISWAERRRAKLKSTKA; this is encoded by the coding sequence ATGAATCATTATGAAACTGTTTTCATTTTAAATCCCGTTTTATCTGAGGTTCAGGTGAAGGAAACAGTAACGAAATTTGAAGAATTTCTTACTAGTAGAGGAGCTGAAATGGTATCGAAAGAGGATTGGGGTCTTAAAAAAATGGCTTACGAAATCCAAAACAAAAAAAGTGGTTTTTACCATTTATTCGAATTCAAAGTAGCTGGAGAAGTTCTTTTAGCTTTTGAAACTGAATTCAGACGTGATGAAAGAGTTATGCGTTTCTTAACTGTAAGTTTAGATAAACATGCTATTTCATGGGCTGAGAGAAGAAGAGCAAAATTAAAATCTACTAAAGCGTAA
- the nadC gene encoding carboxylating nicotinate-nucleotide diphosphorylase encodes MISEAQFQAELQLLISNAIREDVGPGDYSSLACIPDTAHGQAKLLVKDQGIIAGVELAKMIFAHVDPKLKVKTFIEDGTHVEYGEVVFEVSGSSQSILKAERVVLNTMQRMSAIATKTSHLMDLLEGTNTKILDTRKTTPNFRAAEKWAVKIGGGENHRYALYDMIMLKDNHIDFAGGITRAISKTKEYLEENNLDLKIIVEARNLDEIREILLSDGVHRILIDNFNYEDTKTAVELIGTKCQTESSGNISEKTVREYALCGVDYISSGALTHSVYNMDLSLKAF; translated from the coding sequence ATGATAAGCGAAGCACAATTTCAAGCAGAATTACAACTTTTGATTAGTAACGCCATAAGAGAAGATGTTGGACCAGGCGATTATAGTTCGCTGGCTTGTATACCAGATACAGCTCACGGTCAAGCTAAATTGTTGGTAAAAGATCAAGGAATAATTGCTGGTGTAGAATTGGCAAAAATGATATTTGCACATGTGGATCCAAAACTGAAAGTGAAAACTTTTATTGAAGATGGAACGCATGTAGAATACGGAGAAGTTGTTTTTGAAGTTTCTGGAAGCTCACAATCTATTTTAAAAGCTGAAAGAGTTGTTTTGAATACCATGCAGAGAATGTCTGCAATTGCTACAAAAACAAGTCATTTAATGGATCTTTTGGAAGGAACAAATACAAAGATTTTAGATACACGTAAAACGACTCCAAATTTTAGAGCGGCAGAAAAATGGGCTGTAAAAATTGGAGGTGGCGAGAATCACCGTTATGCTTTATATGATATGATTATGTTAAAAGACAATCATATTGATTTTGCAGGCGGAATTACTCGTGCGATTTCTAAAACAAAAGAATATTTAGAGGAAAATAATTTGGATTTAAAAATTATTGTTGAAGCTCGCAATCTAGATGAAATTAGAGAGATTTTATTGAGCGATGGAGTTCATAGAATTCTGATTGATAACTTTAATTATGAAGATACTAAAACGGCCGTTGAATTAATTGGTACAAAATGCCAAACTGAATCTTCAGGAAATATCAGTGAAAAAACAGTTCGTGAATATGCTTTATGCGGTGTAGATTATATTTCGTCTGGTGCTTTAACGCATTCTGTTTATAATATGGATTTGAGTTTGAAAGCTTTTTAA
- the rpsR gene encoding 30S ribosomal protein S18 gives MSTIEQSAKGKKDGDIRYLTPLNIETNKTKKYCRFKKSGIKYIDYKDADFLLKFVNEQGKILPRRLTGTSLKYQRKVSVAVKRARHLALMPYVADLLK, from the coding sequence ATGTCTACAATCGAACAATCTGCAAAAGGAAAAAAAGACGGAGATATCAGATATTTAACGCCTTTAAACATTGAAACTAACAAAACTAAAAAGTATTGCCGTTTCAAAAAATCAGGAATCAAATACATCGATTATAAAGATGCTGATTTCTTATTGAAATTCGTTAATGAGCAAGGAAAAATTCTTCCTCGTCGTTTAACTGGAACTTCATTAAAATACCAAAGAAAAGTTTCTGTAGCTGTAAAAAGAGCTCGTCACTTAGCTTTAATGCCATACGTGGCCGATTTATTAAAATAG
- the rplI gene encoding 50S ribosomal protein L9, with the protein MEIILKQDVQNLGFKDDVVSVKPGYGRNFLIPQGFATLATPSAKKVLAENLKQRAHKEAKIVADAKALAETLKALEIKLSAKAGGEKLFGSITNIDIAEALEKSGNAIDRKFITSGVVKRLGKYNATVRLHRDVIVELAYEIVAEK; encoded by the coding sequence ATGGAAATTATTTTAAAACAAGACGTACAGAACTTAGGATTTAAAGATGATGTAGTATCTGTAAAACCTGGTTACGGACGTAACTTTTTAATTCCTCAAGGATTCGCTACTTTAGCTACTCCTTCTGCTAAAAAAGTTTTAGCTGAAAACCTAAAACAAAGAGCACATAAAGAAGCTAAAATTGTTGCTGATGCTAAAGCATTAGCTGAAACATTAAAAGCTCTTGAGATTAAATTATCTGCAAAAGCTGGTGGAGAGAAACTTTTTGGTTCTATCACTAACATCGATATCGCTGAAGCTTTAGAGAAATCTGGTAACGCTATCGATAGAAAATTCATCACTAGCGGTGTTGTAAAACGTTTAGGTAAATACAATGCTACAGTTCGTTTACACAGAGATGTAATCGTTGAATTAGCTTACGAAATTGTTGCTGAAAAGTAA
- a CDS encoding DUF6495 family protein, producing the protein MKYARLTKEQFDELHAEFASFLATQAIDRKEWEELKINKPEVAEQELDVFSDLIWEGVLSRAEYLEHFSKNHIFLFHCFDTYIKSIVLKTFSPEVDFLTKDGLQWLSDNMFTENIEMKVGKKVFTDERNSSIFELIKQGAFLSDGQLFNQINTIIES; encoded by the coding sequence ATGAAGTACGCAAGATTAACAAAAGAGCAGTTTGACGAATTACATGCAGAATTTGCAAGTTTTTTGGCAACACAAGCAATAGATAGAAAAGAGTGGGAAGAACTTAAGATCAATAAACCAGAAGTTGCAGAACAGGAACTTGATGTTTTTTCAGATTTGATTTGGGAAGGTGTTTTGTCGAGAGCCGAATATTTAGAACATTTTTCTAAGAACCATATTTTTCTGTTTCATTGTTTCGACACTTACATTAAGTCAATTGTTTTGAAAACATTTTCTCCAGAGGTTGACTTTTTGACAAAAGATGGGCTCCAATGGTTAAGCGATAATATGTTTACAGAAAATATCGAAATGAAAGTAGGGAAAAAGGTATTTACAGATGAACGAAATTCCTCGATTTTTGAATTGATTAAACAAGGTGCTTTTTTAAGCGATGGACAGTTATTTAATCAAATTAATACAATTATAGAATCTTAA
- a CDS encoding LytR/AlgR family response regulator transcription factor, protein MKLNCVVVDDSSIQRTIIAKLVNNHPGLHLIGDFSNAIEAKSCISLNNIDLIFLDIEMPVINGFDFLDGLKSKPQIIFITSKAEYALKAFDYDATDYLQKPIAVDRFNASVKRAIDMHLLKKDIKEEEGEHIFIKSNLKKLKIFTSKIKWIEAFGDYVRVVTEDDSNLVLSTMKSFENDLSKDKFIRVHKSYIINIDKVERFNSKFAEIGITKIPLSRNKKEDLVKALSTSS, encoded by the coding sequence ATGAAACTAAACTGTGTTGTTGTAGATGATAGTTCTATACAAAGGACAATTATTGCCAAATTGGTAAATAATCACCCAGGCTTGCATTTAATCGGGGATTTTTCTAATGCAATTGAAGCAAAAAGTTGTATCTCATTAAATAACATCGACTTAATTTTTCTTGATATAGAAATGCCAGTTATTAACGGATTTGATTTTCTTGACGGATTAAAATCAAAACCGCAAATTATATTTATTACTTCTAAAGCCGAATATGCCCTTAAAGCTTTCGACTACGACGCTACCGACTATCTTCAAAAACCAATTGCTGTTGACCGTTTTAACGCCTCTGTAAAAAGGGCAATCGATATGCATTTGCTAAAAAAGGATATCAAAGAAGAAGAAGGCGAACATATTTTCATCAAAAGTAATCTAAAAAAACTAAAAATCTTCACTTCAAAAATAAAATGGATTGAAGCTTTTGGAGATTACGTAAGAGTAGTAACCGAAGACGACAGCAATCTGGTTCTATCTACTATGAAATCTTTCGAAAATGATTTATCGAAAGACAAATTTATCCGTGTTCATAAATCGTACATCATCAATATAGATAAGGTAGAACGCTTTAACAGCAAATTTGCCGAAATTGGAATCACAAAAATACCTTTAAGCCGTAATAAAAAAGAAGATCTTGTAAAAGCACTTTCAACCTCTTCTTAA